Within Streptomyces roseirectus, the genomic segment CGTCCGTGTCGTCCCCACCGCCTCCGCGCTGCACTTCGTCGGCGCCGCGACCTGGTCCGCGCTCTCCGGCCACCCGGTCTCGACGGAGGTCTGGGACGACGTCCACGAGGTGCCGCATGTCCGCATCGGCCAGGGCGCCGCCCTCGTCGTCGTCGCCCCGGCCACCGCCGACATGCTCGCCAAGGCCGCGCACGGCCTCGCGGACGACCTCCTCACCAACACGCTCCTGACCGCCCGCTGCCCCGTCGTCTTCGCCCCCGCCATGCACACGGAGATGTGGGAGCACCCGGCGACGCGGGAGAACGTGGCGACGCTGCGCCGCCGCGGAGCCGTCGTCATCGAACCGGCCGTCGGGCGCCTGACCGGCGTCGACACAGGCAAGGGCCGCCTGCCCGACCCGGCGGAGATCTTCGAGGTCTGCCGCAGGATCCTCGCGCGCGGGGTGCGCGAACCCGACCTCGCCGGGCGGCACGTCGTCGTCAGCGCGGGCGGCACCCGTGAACCCCTCGACCCCGTGCGCTTCCTCGGCAACCGCTCCTCCGGCAAGCAGGGCTACGCCCTCGCGCGGACGGCGGCGGCGCGCGGCGCTCGGGTCACGCTGATCGCGGCCAACACGACCCTGCCCGACCCGGCCGGCGTCGACGTCGTCCCGGTCGGCA encodes:
- the coaBC gene encoding bifunctional phosphopantothenoylcysteine decarboxylase/phosphopantothenate--cysteine ligase CoaBC, producing MDKPKVVLGVSGGIAAYKACELLRRLTESGHDVRVVPTASALHFVGAATWSALSGHPVSTEVWDDVHEVPHVRIGQGAALVVVAPATADMLAKAAHGLADDLLTNTLLTARCPVVFAPAMHTEMWEHPATRENVATLRRRGAVVIEPAVGRLTGVDTGKGRLPDPAEIFEVCRRILARGVREPDLAGRHVVVSAGGTREPLDPVRFLGNRSSGKQGYALARTAAARGARVTLIAANTTLPDPAGVDVVPVGTAVQMREAVLKHAADADAVVMAAAVADFRPETYAAGKIKKQDGQEPAPIVLVRNPDILAEISQSRSHPAQVVVGFAAETDDVLANGRAKLARKGCDLLVVNEVGERRTFGSEENEAVVLGADGSETAVPHGPKENLAETVWDLVTRRLE